The sequence below is a genomic window from Ipomoea triloba cultivar NCNSP0323 chromosome 10, ASM357664v1.
CCATCACTGTCACAGGTTAAATCCGACAATATGCCCCGAACCCCGGGACGTTCATTCAGACGGTGGATTGGAACAATTGGGAATAACTGGCCTATAGCCCAGAAATCAGGAATTGAAGTGAAGATAGACAAATTGACATTGTAAGTGCAGACAGGATCATAAGCACCAATGGCCTTTGAAACTAGGTCACAAATCCCATCAACAGCTGCCAATTGTTCAATGCTCAAAGACCCTTCTTTGAATTGATCAACACATCTCTGTTTGAGCTGATCAGCATAGAGCACACACGTTTCATACTCGCCACGAATCGCAGCAGCAGAAAGATTCTGGTAATCTGCCCGGGCATCATCGTTAAGCCTCTCGACGAAGGATTGAAGCCCGGCATTAGGAAGCTGCTGCATTAACTTGTTGGAGCTTGAAGAAACAGCTTCGAATACGAGTATGGAGTGATGAGAAACAATTGCCCTGCCACTTTCACTGCAAAGCACGGGGTGGCTAACGCCCTTTCGGTCGCAGACAAAGCGGACTGCTTGAACAACAGCTGAGGCGTATTCTTGGAGCGTATACCCAACAGAGACTTCAGAATCAGCTGATTTGGAACCGTCATAATCAATTCCGAGCCCGCCGCCTATATCGATGACTTTCATGCAGGCGCCAAGGCGGACTAATTCACAGTAAATCTGGGCGGCCTCACCAACCCCATCTGCGAGCAGGGCCGTGGATGGGATCTGAGATCCGATGTGAAAATGCAGCAATTGAAGACAATCAATCATTTCAGATTCTTGTAGCTTTTTCACAACACGGAGAATCTGGGTTGTGGTCAACCCGAACTTGCCTTTTTCGCCCGAAGTTGACCCGAAATGGCCCGCGTGCTTGGTTCTCAGCTTGGCCCGGAGACCAATCACCGGACGAACCGCCATTTTCCGGCTGATTTCAATTATCAAATCCACTTCCTCCTCTTGTTCAAGCACAATCACTGTGTTCAAAAGGAGCTTCCTTGCAGCCAAGGCAAGTGAAATGTACTCAGCATCTTTGAATCCGTTGCATATCAGGAGAGCATCAGGGCTTCCCTTGCAGAGACAGCTCATCGCCAGCAAGAGCTCTGGTTTGGACCCGGCTTCCAATCCAAACCGGAAGGACGACCCGAATTTCACGATGTCCTCCACCACAAACCTATCCTGATTACATTTCACAGGATACACACCTTGGTAATGCGACTCGTATCCCTGGGACTCGACAGCAAAATTAAAAGCGGATTGCAGAGATTCAAGCCGGTTCTTCAACACATCTGGAAATCTCACGATTAGAGGGAGCTGCAATCCCAGCCCGCCCAATTGTTTCGGGTCTGAAGCCTTTTTCACGACCTTGAGAAGGTCAATCTCCTGGTGGGAGAGCGTGGCCGCACCGTGAGGCCTAACAGAGATATCACCGGACGAGTTAACGGTGAAATAAGGGTCACCCCACCCATCAATCCTGTAAAGGGCAGAAGACATGGCGGGAGACCAATGGGAAAGATCGACGGTGGGAGGGACGTCGTTTGTTGGCAGAGGTGCGTCGGAGGAGACAAGAGCCTCCGGCGCGGGAAGAGATCTATCCCAGGCGAAGGCATAGCCGGGAGGAGGAGCGACAGCAGCGTCTACGCAACATGCCAGGGCCGGCATCTCTTCCCCGATGGATCTGTTTAGCT
It includes:
- the LOC116032565 gene encoding arginine decarboxylase-like — encoded protein: MPALACCVDAAVAPPPGYAFAWDRSLPAPEALVSSDAPLPTNDVPPTVDLSHWSPAMSSALYRIDGWGDPYFTVNSSGDISVRPHGAATLSHQEIDLLKVVKKASDPKQLGGLGLQLPLIVRFPDVLKNRLESLQSAFNFAVESQGYESHYQGVYPVKCNQDRFVVEDIVKFGSSFRFGLEAGSKPELLLAMSCLCKGSPDALLICNGFKDAEYISLALAARKLLLNTVIVLEQEEEVDLIIEISRKMAVRPVIGLRAKLRTKHAGHFGSTSGEKGKFGLTTTQILRVVKKLQESEMIDCLQLLHFHIGSQIPSTALLADGVGEAAQIYCELVRLGACMKVIDIGGGLGIDYDGSKSADSEVSVGYTLQEYASAVVQAVRFVCDRKGVSHPVLCSESGRAIVSHHSILVFEAVSSSSNKLMQQLPNAGLQSFVERLNDDARADYQNLSAAAIRGEYETCVLYADQLKQRCVDQFKEGSLSIEQLAAVDGICDLVSKAIGAYDPVCTYNVNLSIFTSIPDFWAIGQLFPIVPIHRLNERPGVRGILSDLTCDSDGKIDKFVGGESSLPLHELGGGNGGRYYLGMFLGGAYEEALGGFHNLFGGPSVVRVSQSDGPHSFSVTRAAPGPSCADVLRMMQHEPELMFETLKHRAEEFLHDEDNGGMAFASLATSLAQSFHNMPYLVVGSTCCLTAATTNGSYYYGNDVSAANPIADSSPGEDEHWSYCIA